The Streptomyces griseiscabiei genomic sequence CTGCCCTCGCTGGAGCGGGAGTTGGCACGGCGGACGGCCGGTCCGGCCTGTGCCGTGACCGTGTCCCGCCTGGGCTCCGAGGGACCGTTGCTGGGTGCGGCCCACTCGGTGGTGCGGAGTGTGCTGGACGATCCGGCGACGGCCGGGGTAAGGCCGTAACGCGGTCGGCCTGCCTCGCCGTGCACGGGCCTGTCGTGTCGGCCACCCGCACCCCTGGCCACTTCCCCCCTGACCACTTCCCCTGGCCACACCCCTCGTGACCCCTCGTGTGAGTGACGAAGTTATCCACAACTCGCCGCTTTTCCACCGTTTTCCACATGCTCGATCACCCCGACCCCCAATCGCCGTACCGTGATCCACGTGAGGCGCAGTCATTCGACCCGTGGACGCGTCTTCGACCACGACCCCTGAGAGGCGGAACCAGATGGAGCGAGCCAGGCCGTCGCCCAGCAGGCGGCGGCTGCTGCAGGGCACCGCCCTCGCCGCGATCCCCTACGCGTTGCTCCCGACCCCCCGGGCCGACGCCCGGTCACCGGCCCTCGACCACACACCCGCCCGCTGGGACCCGGCGAGCCCGGCCAACTACACCGCGGCCGACCGCCCGGCCGGCCGGCCGATCGACCTGGTGATCATCCATGTGACACAGACGACGTACAAGAACACCCTGCCGGTCTTCTGGAACCCGGCGAAGCAGGTCTCCGCGCACTATGTGCTCAGGTCGGCCGACGGGCGGGTCACCCAGTGCGTCCGTGAGCGGGACATCGCCTGGCACGCGGGCAATTGGGACTACAACGCGCGGAGCATAGGCATCGAGCACGAGGGCTGGGTGGACCGGCCCGAGTACTTCACCGCCGCCATGTACGAGCAGTCGGCGGCCCTCACCTCGGCGGTCTGCGACCGGTACGGCATACCGAAGGACCGCGCCCACATCATCGGCCACCACGAGGTGCCGGGCACCGACCACACCGATCCGGGGCCGCACTGGGACTGGGACCACTACATACGCCTGGTGGACGCCGGCTGAGGTTGCGGCGGGCGCGCGGCTTGTCGGGGCGTGGGTCCTGCGGTGACGATGGGTGCAGCCGTGAGCGCT encodes the following:
- a CDS encoding N-acetylmuramoyl-L-alanine amidase, with amino-acid sequence MERARPSPSRRRLLQGTALAAIPYALLPTPRADARSPALDHTPARWDPASPANYTAADRPAGRPIDLVIIHVTQTTYKNTLPVFWNPAKQVSAHYVLRSADGRVTQCVRERDIAWHAGNWDYNARSIGIEHEGWVDRPEYFTAAMYEQSAALTSAVCDRYGIPKDRAHIIGHHEVPGTDHTDPGPHWDWDHYIRLVDAG